Proteins encoded within one genomic window of Paraglaciecola psychrophila 170:
- a CDS encoding VOC family protein: MELGQFSVGLKVKDIIKSKEFYETLGFIIDPKCGSIADKWLVLEKGTTVIGLFEGMFEANILTFNPPDVRAIEKHLKDNGIAFDTPTQGDSGPTHCVLKDPDDNSIMFDQF, encoded by the coding sequence ATGGAATTAGGTCAGTTTTCAGTTGGCCTTAAAGTGAAGGATATAATTAAGTCAAAAGAATTTTATGAAACCCTAGGATTTATAATCGATCCGAAGTGCGGTTCTATCGCAGATAAATGGCTTGTTTTAGAAAAGGGAACTACCGTAATAGGTTTATTTGAAGGCATGTTCGAGGCTAATATTCTCACCTTTAATCCACCCGATGTCAGAGCAATAGAAAAACATCTTAAAGACAACGGTATTGCGTTTGATACGCCGACCCAAGGTGACTCAGGCCCAACTCATTGTGTGTTGAAAGATCCTGATGATAACAGCATTATGTTTGACCAGTTTTAG
- a CDS encoding DUF4199 domain-containing protein — translation MTSSNMYSIIRFGSLCGLALVIGFYTSHLALGSTTDNFTTGEIVGYSVMFISSLAIIMGIKDYKQKRSPAPLGFMGALGVGLGISLIAAHIFILYNWFYLVFINPTFTSSYIRYSEQKIISSGLEPTVIEQQLSELADYADLVGNNFTPSMMMFATVFVIGLLFSIVSAIALRTPRK, via the coding sequence ATGACAAGCAGCAACATGTATTCGATTATTCGCTTTGGCTCACTTTGTGGCTTGGCGTTAGTTATTGGATTTTACACATCTCATTTAGCCTTAGGTTCAACTACTGACAACTTCACTACGGGTGAAATTGTTGGTTACAGCGTGATGTTCATAAGTTCGTTAGCTATCATCATGGGAATAAAAGATTATAAACAAAAGCGTTCGCCTGCTCCTTTAGGTTTTATGGGCGCGTTAGGTGTTGGTTTAGGGATCAGCCTGATTGCCGCGCACATCTTTATATTATATAACTGGTTTTATTTAGTGTTCATTAACCCAACATTTACCTCCTCATACATCCGATATTCAGAGCAAAAAATCATCTCAAGCGGTCTAGAGCCAACGGTAATAGAGCAACAGCTTTCGGAATTAGCCGATTACGCAGACTTGGTGGGTAACAATTTCACACCGTCTATGATGATGTTTGCTACTGTTTTTGTGATTGGACTGCTGTTTTCTATAGTCAGTGCTATAGCGCTGCGTACCCCTCGAAAATAG
- a CDS encoding ammonium transporter, whose product MQDINSAVETLVQSSNTYFLLIGAVMVFAMHAGFAFLEVGTVRHKNQVNALVKIITDFAVSCIAYFFIGYWIAYDVTFFSNAKELAANSGYDLVKFFFLMTFAAAIPAIISGGIAERAKFYPFLIASALIVAVVYPFYEGIIWNGNYGFQAWLEQTTGASFHDFAGSVVVHGMGGWLALVGIYFLGLRKGREKDNKLIAFAPSNIPFLALGTWILCIGWFGFNVMSAQSMDGISGLVAMNSLMAMVGGILAALWFGKNDPGFIHNGPLAGLVAVCAGSDVMHPIGSLFVGLIAGWIFVKLFTIMQQTKKIDDVLGVWPLHGVCGAWGGIATGIFGLESLGGMGGVAFSAQVIGTVAGIVVALVGGLVVYGVLNKVTNIRLTQEEEFIGADLSIHSIGSVNHD is encoded by the coding sequence ATGCAAGATATTAACAGCGCCGTTGAAACATTGGTGCAAAGCTCCAACACCTACTTTTTACTGATTGGTGCGGTCATGGTGTTTGCTATGCACGCAGGATTTGCCTTCTTAGAAGTCGGAACAGTGCGGCACAAAAATCAGGTAAATGCCCTGGTAAAAATCATTACTGACTTTGCAGTTTCCTGTATTGCCTACTTCTTTATTGGTTATTGGATAGCATACGACGTTACATTTTTTAGCAATGCTAAAGAGCTAGCAGCGAATAGCGGCTATGACTTAGTAAAATTCTTTTTCCTAATGACATTTGCCGCAGCTATTCCTGCCATCATTTCTGGAGGCATTGCTGAAAGAGCAAAGTTTTATCCATTTTTAATTGCCTCTGCACTTATTGTTGCAGTGGTATACCCATTTTATGAAGGCATAATTTGGAACGGTAACTACGGTTTTCAGGCTTGGTTAGAGCAAACCACAGGTGCTAGTTTCCATGATTTTGCTGGCTCAGTTGTGGTGCATGGAATGGGTGGGTGGTTAGCCCTAGTAGGTATTTACTTTTTGGGTTTGCGTAAAGGCCGTGAAAAAGATAATAAACTTATCGCATTTGCTCCTTCGAATATCCCATTTTTAGCTCTAGGCACATGGATATTATGTATTGGTTGGTTTGGCTTTAATGTCATGTCGGCACAAAGCATGGACGGGATAAGCGGTCTGGTAGCAATGAATTCACTTATGGCAATGGTAGGCGGTATTTTGGCGGCATTATGGTTCGGTAAAAATGACCCTGGGTTTATTCATAACGGACCATTGGCAGGTTTAGTTGCAGTATGTGCAGGTTCAGATGTCATGCATCCTATTGGGTCATTATTTGTAGGATTAATAGCCGGCTGGATTTTTGTAAAACTGTTCACTATCATGCAACAAACTAAAAAAATAGATGATGTATTAGGCGTATGGCCATTGCATGGAGTATGTGGAGCGTGGGGTGGGATTGCAACTGGCATATTTGGCCTTGAGTCTTTAGGTGGAATGGGCGGTGTAGCTTTTAGCGCACAAGTAATAGGCACAGTTGCAGGCATCGTTGTTGCCTTAGTAGGTGGCTTAGTAGTTTATGGAGTTTTGAATAAAGTGACAAACATAAGGCTCACCCAGGAAGAAGAATTTATAGGTGCCGATTTGAGCATTCATAGTATCGGTTCAGTTAATCACGACTAG
- a CDS encoding P-II family nitrogen regulator → MKKIEAIIKPFKLDDVREALTEAGISGLTVTEVRGYGRQKGHTETYRGAEYKVDFLPKIKLEIVLIDDQVERCIEVIIAKANSGKIGDGKIFVFDVERAIRIRTSEEGDDAV, encoded by the coding sequence GTGAAAAAAATTGAAGCAATAATTAAACCTTTTAAGCTTGACGATGTTCGAGAAGCATTAACTGAAGCAGGTATTTCAGGTCTAACTGTGACAGAAGTAAGAGGGTACGGACGTCAAAAAGGTCATACCGAAACCTATCGTGGTGCAGAATACAAAGTAGACTTTTTACCTAAAATTAAACTGGAAATTGTACTAATAGATGATCAGGTTGAGCGTTGTATCGAAGTTATTATTGCCAAAGCCAATTCGGGTAAAATTGGTGATGGGAAAATTTTTGTCTTTGATGTTGAACGAGCTATACGGATACGCACCTCTGAAGAGGGCGATGACGCTGTATAG
- the lspA gene encoding signal peptidase II, with protein MNALKRLQMILVICLVSIGIDQGTKWYASEYLPKFEMTSYWGDLLRIGYAENTGAFLGLGSGMSDSAKFWIFVCAVGFILSALLIYILRTKTQTAYGLSSLMIIFSGGISNFFDRAVNNGAVIDFLNVGIGSLRTGIFNVADMAIMLGVFLLLFAKDKKADSKDE; from the coding sequence ATGAATGCATTAAAACGTTTACAAATGATATTGGTTATTTGTTTAGTCAGTATTGGAATTGACCAAGGAACCAAATGGTATGCTTCTGAGTACTTACCCAAATTTGAAATGACCAGTTATTGGGGAGATTTGTTGCGTATTGGTTACGCTGAAAATACTGGTGCATTTTTAGGTTTAGGTAGCGGTATGTCAGACTCCGCCAAGTTTTGGATATTCGTTTGTGCGGTGGGATTTATTCTTTCTGCTTTGCTGATTTATATTTTAAGAACAAAGACACAAACTGCTTACGGATTATCATCGTTAATGATTATCTTTTCAGGGGGCATCAGTAATTTTTTCGATAGGGCTGTCAATAACGGCGCGGTGATCGACTTTTTAAATGTTGGCATTGGTTCCCTCAGAACGGGGATTTTCAACGTTGCCGATATGGCAATCATGTTGGGTGTGTTTTTATTGTTGTTTGCTAAAGATAAAAAGGCTGACAGCAAGGACGAATGA
- a CDS encoding HopJ type III effector protein: protein MTLNKLTTITNLITQLRSTPDNIEFASVMQVISQFYTYTPTTFSNGLLLNAAGSNEGSCKIFYFAQLHELTELETLNLFGNFYRNDVLENPAGTDHGNIRNFILTGWSGVKFDGLALIRLS from the coding sequence ATGACTTTAAATAAATTGACGACGATAACCAATTTGATCACGCAGTTACGCTCGACCCCAGACAACATTGAATTTGCCAGCGTGATGCAGGTAATTAGTCAATTTTATACTTATACGCCAACAACTTTTAGCAATGGGCTCTTGTTAAATGCAGCAGGCAGCAACGAGGGTTCTTGTAAAATCTTTTACTTTGCGCAATTACATGAATTAACTGAACTTGAAACCCTCAATTTATTTGGAAACTTTTATCGTAATGATGTATTGGAAAACCCAGCGGGAACAGACCATGGCAATATCCGTAACTTTATACTGACAGGCTGGTCAGGGGTAAAGTTTGATGGCTTGGCGTTAATTCGATTAAGCTAA
- a CDS encoding LysR substrate-binding domain-containing protein, whose product MQPSTLMRLGCPDDYSESVLPILVKLLHQQWPNLDLQITCTPSNRVKLMLDSGHLDPGIITRSADSEEGYFLKSSQGV is encoded by the coding sequence GTGCAGCCAAGCACACTGATGCGCTTGGGATGTCCCGATGATTACTCAGAATCAGTATTGCCTATTTTAGTGAAGTTATTACATCAGCAGTGGCCAAACCTTGACTTACAAATCACCTGTACTCCAAGTAATCGAGTCAAACTTATGCTGGATAGCGGTCACCTAGACCCGGGGATCATTACCCGTTCTGCTGACTCGGAAGAAGGCTATTTCCTAAAATCCAGTCAAGGTGTTTGA
- a CDS encoding aminotransferase class V-fold PLP-dependent enzyme, with amino-acid sequence MNPLKFSLNRRQLLTGVAATAALSSMRTTAQTPKDTLSLPTSIKKSPNSLASDEVFWREIATDYDRTKGIINLEHGYWGKMAKPVLDAYHTANKMVNSQNSFYARKGFPSDMRQAMARVSQGLGAEDGEIVLTRNATEAIHNLIRQYQGLTSGDAVLMADSDYPSFKTAMQWLKQDRGVDTIELITPTVAEQEQLLECYINAFDQHPNIKLMLLTHVSNQHGLVFPVKAIVNEAKKRGIDVICDCAQSWGLIDYKISDLQVSWAGFNLHKWIGSPVGVGALYMQKGTLDKIAPYPGESDPDNNRAYSRVHIATSNFAAFMTVPAALDYHQAIGAKNKEARLRYLRNLWFSEAQTMSHIEVLGGKDEMSSTGMSSFRMTGKTSIEDVKELQQTLENDYGIFTVVRKGLHSGACIRITPQVFTGADEIQKLVDSMKKLA; translated from the coding sequence ATGAATCCACTAAAATTTTCTTTGAATCGTCGTCAATTGCTAACAGGGGTCGCTGCAACTGCTGCACTTTCATCGATGAGAACAACAGCACAGACACCTAAAGACACATTGTCTTTGCCCACTTCAATCAAAAAATCGCCGAACAGTTTAGCGTCTGATGAGGTTTTTTGGCGCGAAATAGCCACAGATTATGATCGCACCAAAGGTATCATTAATCTTGAACACGGCTATTGGGGCAAAATGGCGAAACCTGTATTAGACGCCTATCACACAGCCAATAAAATGGTGAATAGCCAAAATTCATTCTACGCCCGAAAAGGTTTTCCATCCGATATGCGTCAAGCTATGGCCCGCGTATCTCAAGGGCTTGGGGCAGAGGATGGTGAAATTGTATTGACTCGCAATGCCACAGAAGCCATTCACAACCTTATTCGTCAATATCAAGGATTAACGTCAGGCGATGCTGTGCTCATGGCCGATAGCGACTATCCCAGTTTTAAAACCGCGATGCAGTGGTTAAAACAAGACAGAGGCGTTGATACCATTGAATTGATTACGCCCACAGTTGCCGAACAAGAACAATTATTGGAGTGTTATATTAATGCCTTCGATCAGCATCCGAATATTAAACTGATGTTACTTACCCATGTTAGCAATCAACATGGTCTAGTTTTTCCGGTTAAAGCCATTGTCAACGAAGCCAAAAAACGCGGCATTGATGTTATCTGTGATTGTGCGCAATCTTGGGGATTAATTGACTATAAAATTAGTGATTTACAAGTGAGCTGGGCAGGATTTAATTTACACAAGTGGATAGGATCACCTGTCGGAGTAGGTGCCTTGTATATGCAAAAAGGCACTCTCGATAAAATAGCTCCCTACCCTGGTGAGTCTGATCCCGATAATAATCGTGCATATAGTCGGGTACACATCGCTACCTCTAACTTTGCAGCCTTTATGACGGTGCCAGCTGCGTTAGACTATCACCAAGCCATTGGCGCTAAAAACAAAGAAGCACGGCTCAGATATTTACGTAATTTGTGGTTTAGCGAAGCGCAAACTATGTCACATATCGAAGTATTAGGCGGTAAAGATGAGATGTCATCCACTGGCATGAGTTCATTTAGGATGACTGGAAAAACTAGCATAGAAGATGTAAAAGAACTACAGCAAACACTTGAAAATGATTATGGGATCTTCACTGTGGTGCGCAAAGGTTTGCACTCAGGAGCTTGCATTCGTATCACGCCTCAAGTTTTTACAGGTGCTGATGAAATTCAAAAACTGGTTGATAGCATGAAGAAACTAGCTTAA